The Hordeum vulgare subsp. vulgare chromosome 7H, MorexV3_pseudomolecules_assembly, whole genome shotgun sequence DNA window TGTGGAGTATTTGGAGACTAAGGAATGAGTTTTGTTTCCAGggttgatcttggagaagtttGGACTGCGTGCTTGTGaaactttgaagttttctttggcAATGGGGTGTGCTCTGCGATGTCACATAGGAGGGGGTGCTTCAACAATTCATCAATAAGCTGGACAAATACCGAGGGGTGATTCTCTTTGAGGACGTCTTTCATGATGATCGACGCAATTTCATGCTGGATGCAGTAGAATAGAATTCATTTCGGAGTTGATGATCCGGTACGGTTCCTAAGGCTTCGGCAAAGAAGAGCGAAGGAGGAGGGATGTATTGAAGGAAGAAGAAACAAGCAAgtgaaagagggggggggggagggagggggagggaggtgaAGGGAGAAAATGGGGTAGATATTATGGCTAGCGaccatagcagtagcgttgggtAGTGAAAAGCGATACTGCTAGTTGCCTTAGCAGCAGCACTCGTAGAAACCCAGTGCTGCTGCTAACAGGGACCCACCAGCTTACCTGTAGACGATAGCGCGTTTTCTCCATGCAATGGGACAACTCCATATGTTCCAGGTGCTTTGTAATGACGAACCAACACGGGGTTGAATTGTTAGAGGAACATTTGTATTCCTAGCCCATCAGGATTCAATTCATGGTGCTTGTATTATTGCTGAATTTAATTCAGGATTTTTGGCAATACATATtcagtgggaggagatgttgccaTCGACGACGAGCGTCTATAGTGATTTTGTAAATCTAAATATGATATGTCGGTCCACTCTTTCAAAGGAGCTCATAAGgatatggtgtgtgtgtgtgtgcgcgtttATAGAGGTGAGTGTATGCGCGATTATATAAGCGCTTGCATATGTATCGTGTTTAAAAAAAAGTTGCATTGTAGTGAACTTTTGTACTGGTAGATATTTACGGGAGGAGATGTTCCCGTTGACGAAGAGCGCCTATAGTGTTTttgtaaatctcaagatgatatgccgCATCAGTCTCTCGAAGGTACTCATAGGAATAAAGCGTGTGTGTGCGTGTTTAAAGGAATGTGTGTATGTGCGTTTATATGAATGCCTGCATCTGTACCCTGTTTAAAAACAAGGGCTTTGTAGTGAACTTTTGAACCGGTAGGTATGGTCCCTTTTAACTTGGAAGAAAATAGTGCATATGCTTTCCAACGTGAACGATGCGGGCGAATCGGACTACCGATCGAACCTCCTACGGTCGGCCCAAGGCAACAAACATAAACCCAAGCTGACTCTGCATTTGATCTATGAGTGTACGTACTAGAGTACAGTACTACTACCACATACAGGGAAACGGGGCCAAGTCTACGTACTACACAAGAACGTGGTCGGGTAGGACACGAGTTGAACTAGTTAGCCacttatatatacatatacacggCCACACCAATCGATCGATCTACCCGCCTTCCATAGCTATATTATATACGCACCTCACACACGCCAACGCCACCTCGCCTCCTCCGCAGCAATTCTCTGCTTCGTCGCCGGTCGGCCGGCCGAGGAGTGGCAGCCATGAAGCTTCCTCCGGCGGTTGTGTGGCTTCTCCTCGTCGTGCTATTCTTCGATGGTATACTACCTCCTTGCTTCTTTTTGATCGATCGATATATACGTACATTCGTTTGCGGAACCTTCTTCGTCttctgcatgcatgcacgcaaAGTGCTGACAAAGATACACGATCCCTATGGCAGCCGCTCGCGTGGAGGCTCGAGGCACACCGTCCGCGGAGGAATCGAAGAACCAGTGGACCAGCATGTTCGTCTTCGGCGACGACTTCGCGGACAACGGCAACCTCCCTAAGCTGCCTGGTGGTCATTCCCAGTCCGATCTCTCGCGTCAGTGGATCTACCCGTACGGCTCTTATATCAACTCCCGTGGGTCTGCGGCTGCCGTTCCAACCGGCCGCTTCTCCAACAACAAGATTCAGTCTGATTTTATCGGTAAGTATTCTTTCAGTGTACAGATCCAATCAGATTTTATCGGTAGGTGTGCTAAAACATTCCTTATTTCAGTGCCTAGTTAGCTATAGAATTTGTTTTCAGAGCGTGGCTAGAAATTTATGTTAGCGCATGTAGAGTGATCGATTATTCTACGCGTGGCTTTGTATTTGCAGCAAGGATCTTGGGCCTCAATGCAGCCCCTCCGGCGTACATGCACACACTAGACCAGTCTTGTGATCCGACTGGCATGACCTTCGCTTCCGGTGGCGCCGGCGTGTTCCAGAAGAAGGTGCCAACTCTTGCCGCACAGGTCAAATCTTTCATGAGGCTAATCAAGAGCGGAATCATCTCGAAAGAACAGCTTCGCCACTCCGTCGCGCTTGTCGCCATCTCCGGCAACGACTACATGAGCGGCGCCGACGTCAAGAACTCTTTCTTGAGCAGCTTCGACGACGTAAGTAGTAGCCGGACTCATGCATGCGTACAAACAATCGAACACTAAGCACGCATGAAATTGATATTGTTCATCTCCACCTTATTAACTTTTCTTGCATGCAGATCGATACTTACATTGGGAACGTGACGACAGAGATTGTGAAGAACGTCGAGCAGCTGCAAAAAATGGGTGTGAAAAAGGTGCTAGTGAACAACATGCTTCCCATCGGTTGCACGCCTTTGAGGACTAGCCCGAACAACTACACCGCATGTGACATTCTCGGCAACTACGCCGCGTCCGTGCATAACAAAAATCTAAAGCAGTTGATGGACAAGAAGAATAACGCCTACATGCTGGACCTCTACACTGCCTTCACCGACATCATCAATCATGCCCCCGGTAAGCACTTGCATATATATGTCCATGCATGCACGTTGTAAATTAAATTTGGTACTTATCAAGCTTGATTCAACACGTCCACTCTATTTATACATACTTCTCTCGTGTGCATCCAGTTGAAGGGTCGGATCAGTCCAACAACAAGTTCAACAACAACCTGGCCCCATGTTGCGAGGGTTTCTATGATACCGGGTTCTGTGGACAGCAGGGCGATACAGGGGAGCCCCTCTACGAATTATGCGAAAATCCCGACCAGCTCTTCTACTGGGACGAGGTGCATCCGACACATGCTGGATGGAAAGCAGTGATGAAGGCGCTAGAACAACCTCTCAAGGAGTTCCTAGATCGGGACTATGTTGCATGATGCCTCGTAGTTTGGACACTATGTAGATACTAAATTGCTAGCTTGTTTGTGCAACTTCTTATAGGTTGGCTGTACATATAGTATGGGTATTTTTGGAAGCTTGCGAGTTTTTCTCTTTCTGACAAACTTTGTAGTCTGGTAGTACTCTTTATATATAAAACATGAACTATATAATGGTTTTTTCCTATTATAAAGTTTGTGGTATGTATGGTGAATCAAGTGTGCATGTACTTGATCTCGAGGATAGTTGCAGCAAACGAGAAGAAAGGAACAACACTACTCGGACGATAGCTGGTTGCACTATGTCCCGAACATGGCAACCCGAGAGACCAGATACATAGCCCATGGGTGTCGAAGGACAATTCCTTTACGCAGACAAAAAGGGGCTGGACATTAGTAGGCTATATCAGCCTGAAAATCGACGGTTGGATCTGACTTCTACCATTCTTCTCTGTTGGCAGTAAATTGCAAAGTAAAAAATGCTCATGGAAagtcattgcttaggtgcttggatCACACCTTTAGGTTCATGATCttttaggctggttgtaatggataataccatatactagtatcatgcatatgatattaaTGTATCCGTAATGCAtattatcatatgttagtatcatatagaatagttcatttattgccatgcaagacacataatagcacatcatttaatatgatacggcatCATGatatggtactccctccgttccggtGTGTTAGGCCTATCTCCAAAATCTATTTGTTCCACTTTAGTTAAGATTAAGGCCTGTAAACATTAAATGTCATTTAATTAGCACACAACTGCATGGCTGTCCATCTCTCCCcgatgcttcttcttctttggtttcacACATGCATGCAATGAACTTTTTACATGCAACTAGTAGTGGTGTAAAACGAATTAGCTTTCACACTCGTTTTCTTCGTCTTCCACCTTTTTCTACTTCATCTCCCCTGTATTCTTCTATAAATCATTTGCACAACACATGGATGAGAGACAAGGGAAGACACGTCTTGAGCATATGGCTGGAGGTGAGGGAAAAAAGTGCATGCAACTCAAGGAGATGGATGGGGCGTTGCTGTCTCCGTGGCGCGACGGCCAGGAGCTGCAACCGGTGGTTATCCCGCCGGTGATGGAAGGGCCCATCAAGCTGCCGGTGGAGGAGGGACAATTGTATCTCGAAGAAGTGAAGATGAAGGCAAAGATGAAGGCCCAAGAGGGTAAGTTGAAGTACGAGGAGGTGATGAAGAAGGCCATGGCAGAATCAGCTTGTGTGGGGTGTGTGCGTCATCCAATATGCCAATACTGCTATGTCGTTGGCGACGTGTCTACATTCGCGTGTCGTGGATGCGGGCTCCCAGTCCCTGAGGTTCTCCCACGTTGCAACATATGCGGGCATAACACTATCCCGTTCATGTTTTGTTGCCGTGATTGCGTCCATGGTTATTCTGTGGACGCATCCGGGGTGTGTTGCTCTTGTGGCCGTAATCAAGTGAATGATGTCGACGAGGACAAAGAAGATGGCATGTTCGTGCCGGAGACGGAGGATAACTAGAGCTACAATTCCCTTCACCAATCATCCTTTTCTCTCAATTATCATCAAAAGTATTTGTTCTAAGTTTGCAATGTCATGAAAGTATTTGTTCGAATTTTGCAATATAATATTGCCCTTCTTTCTAACATATTACTACACAATAGGATCTGCATTGAGCCACTCTATTCCCTCGTCTACGAAGTCCTTGTCAATCGTCAAACGGATTGGCAATCGCCCTTCTTTCTCAAGAACCTTTTTCTTCAAGTGGGGTACATCATAGTGAATCGTTCCCTTTTTGCGTATGATCTCCCTCATGCATGCTTGGTGGCTCAAGAATATCCTACAAGATGACACGCAAAAATTACCAAAAAATGTAATGGAACTTGGACAAGTAAAGAAGATCAAGCGTGACGAACCTATTAAGCTTTTCATGCGGATATTCGGCTAAAGATTGATTGACCTTTGCAAGTATTTCCGCAAGAGTCTTGGGCATTTTTTTTTGAAACAGCGATTGGATCGAAGCAAACCATCCAAGATCTAGAATGTTTGTGTCGGGCGAATTAGGTGGTTGAAAAACCATCTTAATGTCCCAATCTCCTTTAGCGGCCTCCATGACAAATGAAGGATCATTGGGCTGAATATGGGTCATAGCATTATCTTGTTGAATGTACACTGTTTTGTATCTATCACTAGCCGGCCATTTAGCCTTGATAGCCGGAAGCACAAAGTTAATCAAGTACTCTCTGCTTTTAGCCTTGTCTACCTCTGTGGAAGGCTTGATCTCCCACTCTCCCCTCTTCCTATTAGGAAAGaaattattttatattagttcACAAACATAATCAACATAAAATTGTGAAATAATAAGTTTGTGGGCAAGACAAACCTATTAGCGCTTTTCTTTTGTGCTTGAACCCAATCAACATAAGCCCAGACCCCAATTTTCCCATCAAAAATGCAATTTCCTTGAGCATCATAGCGAGGTCTAGACATTGCTGATAGAAACATTATCTTCTGTATATGACCCTTGTTCTTAGTCTCTCTTTGTGGGGCTTCCTCTCTATGGCTTAAATAGACATTTTCTTTCTTCTTGATTCGATAGAACCATTTCTCATCAATATGAACGGTGTTGAACCCGGCCTTGAATGTTGGAGTGTCTTGGAAGGTAGAAGGCTCAATATGTTGAAGGCAATAGAGCACACGtgtctttttgttttcttctgtcaACATGGGCTTGAGCTCACTACTTACCCTCCTAATTTGCTTCTCCTTTAACCTATACATACATATTAAGTTTGTTAGGATGTGAATTCTGGCATATACTAAACCATGAAAAATATCAGAATATTACCTTTGAAAAACAGTGGTCGTTGGCATGTTGATAGCTTCAGCTAATTGCCGTAGGGTGGTGCGCTTGGAAGTAGGGATAGCCTCCAATGCATCAATGTCCAAATTGATCTTCTTTCTTCCACACTTCATCTTGCGCATGCACTTCACATTATTTATGCCACCTTCTTTTAATCCCTGCTTCCAAATCCTTGTGACTACCCTTCTTAGACATTTTGCCAATTCTGCAACCGCAGCTGaaactccatgcttcaattttgtGGAGGTCCCATTGCGTTTCAAAATCCATGAGTATATTAGACGCTTTTCTTCCGTACTATAAAATTTCCTTGTTTTTTTATTTGCTAAGACATCTACATAAATCAAATGAAACCAAATAAAATTTTCCATTCAAATAACACTACTCCAGTCGATGCACCATGAACACAGCTTACTCAAGTCGATAGCCGGCGGCAGATTAGCAGGTTGCACTTGCGGTATGCTTGGAGGATACTCATCGGCATTTTCAAAGCTAGCGTTGTAACCGTCACCGCGGTAGCCGCCACCAGAGGCACTGTCGTCTCCACCTAAACCGTTGCCACTAGCCTGAACATGGCCGAAACCTCTACTGCCGCCGTGTTCACTGCTCTCGCCTTGCGCAAAAATAAAGATTGTTCACTACCATCGATTTAGCCATGACTTGAACCAACACAATGAAATTTCACGTACCAGTATTGCCATTGCTGCTGCCTCGCACGCCCTGGAAGAAGCTGGACGACAGGTCGATGGAGAAGCCGCCGCCAAGGTTCAACGAATGGGTCGTTGTCCCGAGGCTGCTGGCCCGAGATGATGGCTGATGACGACTCAGTCCAACTCGCCGCACGGGCTGAACTGGTTCGTTGGCGCTCCCGCTCGATGTCCCGGCGCCGCTCGCGAAGACGCTCCCGCTCCTGCCGAACTGCTCCTCGTTGCAGACCTGTTGCGCCCTCTGGCTTGCTATCCTGCCGTCGCTCCCGCTCGCTGTCCCAACGCCGGTGGCGAACATGCTGCCAATCCCGCCAACGAGGGAGGAACCATGCGACCGCATAAGCCCGACACGACGTACGGGCACAGACGGCGGCACGACGAACTGCTGCTCGCTGCAGACTTGCTGCGCCCTCTGGTTTGCTATCCCGCCGCCGCTCCCACTAGTTGTCCCGCCGTCGCTCCCGCTCGCTGTCCCAACGCCGGTCGCGAACATGCTGTCGATCCCGCCAACGAGGGACGAACCATGCGGCCGCGTAAGCCCGACACGACGTACGGGCACAGCCGGCGGCACGACGGACAGCGGCACAACTCTCTGCCGGAGCGGCGGCTCAAACGGTGTTATCCGTAGCCCTACTAAACCTAGTGGCGGAGGCCGCCGCGCACCACTTTCTTGGTCTGACGCCATTGATGGAGCACATGGAGAGAAGAGATGAATCGGAGTACTCCTACTTAAGGACGAAACTTGGCGCAATGTTTTCGCTCAAATTTTGGAAAGTTGGCGCTATGTTTGGAAAGTTTGGAGGGAGGAGGAATTAGCGGCGTGTTttgcagggaggagggaggaggaattaGCGCCATATCTGAGCGCGCATGCATGCATACAGGAAATTTTGGAGGGAGGAGGAATTAGCGGCATGTtttggagggaggagggaggaggaattaGCGCCATATCTaagcgcatgcatgcatgctgtgGGCCTGGACGTCTCTTCACTTGCCATAATTAATACCAACTAAATGTTGATTGGAGGAAATGAGCAGATCACTTAGCCAATGAAAAACCACCTTGGTCGTGCTGCGTTTCATAAAAGGCCTAACACaccggaacggagggagtactcaatctttttttcttcatttaattatatatcacctcatcaaaattgtctagttgacatgcatgatactacctatgatactctcATTACGAACAATCTTAGGGGAGGCCATTACGGGATTATGGGGTTCGCCGGCCCAACTGCAAGAATTTTGGAAAACACTTTTTTTCATCCGGCTGGTTATAGCTCGGGCATCAGCCGCGCGCTCACACGTCTGATTGCATCGATTTAGTTGCGTCACGACGCACAGGGAGCCAAAGTCTGACCGCTTTTAACACGAGTCTCCTTATGACCTATGGACGTAGATTGACTCCCTTCCACTAGCATTGCTCTCGGTTACAGCCAGCTCAAGGTGTCACATGCCAAACAAGCTGGTGCTGGAAAACCATTGTAAAAAAAAAGGATTGTTCATCCTAGGACATGCCTGCCGCCGCCAACGGGCAAATTCAGCGTGTTGCAAAAGGGAGTTGGAAGGATTGTTCATTGCCGCTC harbors:
- the LOC123407203 gene encoding GDSL esterase/lipase At3g09930-like; amino-acid sequence: MKLPPAVVWLLLVVLFFDAARVEARGTPSAEESKNQWTSMFVFGDDFADNGNLPKLPGGHSQSDLSRQWIYPYGSYINSRGSAAAVPTGRFSNNKIQSDFIARILGLNAAPPAYMHTLDQSCDPTGMTFASGGAGVFQKKVPTLAAQVKSFMRLIKSGIISKEQLRHSVALVAISGNDYMSGADVKNSFLSSFDDIDTYIGNVTTEIVKNVEQLQKMGVKKVLVNNMLPIGCTPLRTSPNNYTACDILGNYAASVHNKNLKQLMDKKNNAYMLDLYTAFTDIINHAPVEGSDQSNNKFNNNLAPCCEGFYDTGFCGQQGDTGEPLYELCENPDQLFYWDEVHPTHAGWKAVMKALEQPLKEFLDRDYVA